TTCTTGGCCCCCAGCGCCGCCTGAACCAGACAGGCGGTGGAGGGAAACATCATGTCCGGAGTGACCGTCCCGATCAGGATGAAATCCAGTTCCTCCGGTTTAACCCCGGAAGCTTCCAGCGCCTTTTTGGCGGCTTCCAACGACAGCTTGGAGGTCGGGGTCTTCTCGTCGGAGACATGGCGTTCTTTGATTCCGCTGCGCTGGGTTATCCACTCATCGGTGGTCTCGACCATCTTCTCCAGGTCGGCGTTGGTCAGTATCTTTTCGGGAACGTACGAACCTGTTCCCAAAATGGCTATCCGTTTCATTTTTCTAATTCCTCCGTGTTTAGGGATTCCAGCTGCTCCTGAATATGGCCGTTCACCCGGTGGGTAACGCAGCGGGTGGCGACCAATATGGCATTCTTGATGGCTTTGGCGCTGGAACGTCCGTGGCAGATGATGCAGACTCCGTTGACACCCAAAAGCGGAGCCCCGCCATATTCCTCGTAATCAAGGTCTTGGGCAAATCTTTTTAAGGCTGGCTTCAGCAACAAAGCACCCAACTTGGCCAGGATACTGGTGTGAATGTACCGCTTGATGGAGCCATAGAACATCCTTACCACGCTCTCGGCGAACTTAAGGATGATGTTGCCGATGAACCCGTCACAGACCACCACGTCGGCCGTGCCCCGCAGGATGTCCTTGCCTTCGATGTTGCCTATGAAGTTAAGTTTGCTGGCCGACAGCAGTTCGTGGGCCTTTAAGATGTTCTCGCTTCCCTTGGATTTTTCCTCGCCCACCGACAACAGCCCCACCTTGGGATTGTTGCGTTCAAAGACATATTGGGCATAGGAAGAACCCATAAAGGCGAACTGAAGAAGATGGTGGGGTTTGCAGTCCATGTTGGCCCCCACGTCTATCATGATGCAGCCGCCGTGCTCGGTGGGCATGAAACTGGCTATGGCCGGACGGGCCACCCCCTTCAGCCTTCCCAATTCAAACAGCGAAGCCGCCATCACCGCCCCGGTGTTGCCGGTGGAGATGAAGGCCTGGGCCTTCTTGTCCTTTTGCAGCCTTAACCCCACCAGGATGGAGGAATCACGCTTGCGGCGCAGGGCATCGGTCGGGGACTCGTGCATCTCCACGGCCTGGGAAGCGTGCACCACCTCCACCCCGTACTTTTTCAGGTCTTCCTCTTCATACTTGTCTTCACCCACCCCCTGGGCCAATTCGGTCTTAATGGCCACCTCGTCGCCCACCAGTATCACCTTGTAGCGCCCCTTGGCTAATTTGGCGGCCTGGATGGCTCCCTCTATGATGGGAGACGGACCGTGATCTCCGCCCATGGCATCGACCACCACCGTCACTACTTCAGTTCCGGTCGGGATCTGGGCCATGGCTGCTCCGCTGGTAAGATCAGAGCTTTTGGAGTTCTTTTTTTTGATGGGTTTAGGCGGCATTTTTATTGAAGTAACAGTTTAGAATACTACTTATACTTGTTTGATGGCAACGATTTCCCGACCGCCATAATATCCGCAATTGGGACAGGCCCGGTGCGGTAAGCGGGGCTGATGGCAATGGGAACAATTGACCAAATTGGGTTGCACTAACTTCCAATTGGCACGGCGTTTGTTGGTGCGGGAATTTGAGTGTCTTCTCTTGGGGACTGGCATGGTATATCTCCTTAATTAAAAAATAAATTGCAGTTTTTTATCTAACGTTTCCGGGAGCTGTCCAGTATCTCCAGCACCAGCTGGTCGTATTCCATTCCCTCGGCCTTGGCCTCGGCCGGCATATCCGAAAGGTCGGTCATGCCGGGATTGGTATTGACCTCCAGCACGTAGACTGTTC
The DNA window shown above is from bacterium and carries:
- the plsX gene encoding phosphate acyltransferase PlsX, whose translation is MPPKPIKKKNSKSSDLTSGAAMAQIPTGTEVVTVVVDAMGGDHGPSPIIEGAIQAAKLAKGRYKVILVGDEVAIKTELAQGVGEDKYEEEDLKKYGVEVVHASQAVEMHESPTDALRRKRDSSILVGLRLQKDKKAQAFISTGNTGAVMAASLFELGRLKGVARPAIASFMPTEHGGCIMIDVGANMDCKPHHLLQFAFMGSSYAQYVFERNNPKVGLLSVGEEKSKGSENILKAHELLSASKLNFIGNIEGKDILRGTADVVVCDGFIGNIILKFAESVVRMFYGSIKRYIHTSILAKLGALLLKPALKRFAQDLDYEEYGGAPLLGVNGVCIICHGRSSAKAIKNAILVATRCVTHRVNGHIQEQLESLNTEELEK
- the rpmF gene encoding 50S ribosomal protein L32; this encodes MPVPKRRHSNSRTNKRRANWKLVQPNLVNCSHCHQPRLPHRACPNCGYYGGREIVAIKQV